In Cutaneotrichosporon cavernicola HIS019 DNA, chromosome: 1, one DNA window encodes the following:
- the SET1 gene encoding uncharacterized protein (Cysteine-rich motif following a subset of SET domains): MAANPPPSGGPSANGANGAASPAPSAISQSSVTSRISFAIPSATPQKAAAKGAPVNLDTRAALPPKPMSATSFKPSTASLPARPARPSPLPWPPPTNGFGGVMRMGSASASPGAGPSTERSTERESRREERGARARSQSREPGEVSPPREKRRRSRSRDRLDDRYRRDRDRSLERDYRDHHRDRDIRDHRRERDRDRDRDWDRDRERDRGYRSDRYRASRSPERRTYDDERPSNHSRSHRSYVRDREHEREREREHERDRRDRDRYARDSRSPVKSPSRTERLRSPVKRRSPSPVNRATSSRPHNVFKPPSPPSAPPPAPPSAPPPAPPTEPLPPPHAPPPPPPDDAPPPPPDGDAPPPPPASTPPPPPPVELRLPSRPLSPQSIPSLGPSSAPSTRHLATPPSGPRALARPAYGPGVVKAANAPPAWGPSAANTVNGSSPAWGSNAVPRGPAGWSAKADAAEPPISSLPPTIPTGPAAAKLPPQHDWKPPPSAFRRPGIGNWLMVLDPADPKNYVKRVDGVINGMEVHARDPRLKIPLEVRERGAGYMKDRKDGLHPLKYEWDEQSPGPKPPPPPTAVLLMSLSPLTTVEQVSKFLRPHGRIKEIDAKMDPRSGMQLGIVWVRFDGPAPGKTGTAHDVAKNVVRICDGQRVGLQSQERVRVVLDGRGLLAEKAVKEEMAKRNAPKPKLPPLPSAPTPAISTPSEGKQTPKPPTLSRPVPRPPPPRGPKFETFGRNFASLNRSLPVDRFQHQPRSGLGAQAVQDFSRDFRGPVHDRDYRRFPRGEHLSPATSGSRSRSRSPSTSDSDSDDDFRRRRADSPRRRARGPARAAVDKKEADEAAVERVRQALAANAKAYIFIEVKSLPTTQSEANVRDHFRAFKPDHVLCNHTGWYVLFGDDQSAYRAQRVLDKTAVQGHRINIDVRTHKGEAAGPAEPEKAAGGWRFLTISKNRKAAPRPSSPKKARRRLSVSYTSSDDDEPRLRKVAKKVETKELEPVLEPESEPLVEEIKVEAVDDGETKIEIEVELEPDSNKKKRAGKAVKVSKTKKARIESPPVAEVKVAAKPQKPKPRKKTVFDKLVAADLLADDEDAYWLAQALAHEGEDIELSDAESDLDEEHPLHHTSGAWRAEGYRKVAATKKSVYLPQRNRATAAASAAAMPGGTAVLATGRTARVEGRRLNIDLESTRKAASASNAEANDVFAFNQLRIRKKQLRFARSAIEGYGLYAMETIQPNEMVCEYVGELCRVAVSEVREQRYMKQGIGSSYLFRIDGDIVCDATFKGSVSRLVNHSCDPNCLAKIISINGVNKIVLYAKRTIHPGEECLYSYNFALETDPALRVPCLCGSEKCTGFLN, encoded by the exons ATGGCCGCCAATCCCCCGCCCTCCGGCGGGCCCTCGGCCAACGGCGCCAATGGTGCAGCCTCACCCGCCCCATCCGCCATTTCCCAGTCGAGCGTCACCTCCAGGATATCGTTCGCAATACCTTCGGCCACTCCCCAAAAAGCGGCAGCCAAAGGCGCACCCGTCAACTTGGACACACGTGCCGCGCTTCCTCCCAAACCGATGAGCGCGACCAGCTTCAAACCGTCCACTGCCAGCCTCCCTGCACGACCTGCACGACCAAGCCCGTTGCCATGGCCACCGCCCACTAATGGCTTCGGCGGCGTTATGCGAATGGGTTCGGCATCTGCCAGTCCAGGCGCCGGTCCCTCCACTGAGCGCTCGACGGAGCGCGAGTCGCGGCGCGAAgaacgaggagctcgcgcgcgatcTCAATCCCGTGAGCCAGGCGAGGTGTCGCCTCCGCGTGAAAAGCGTaggaggtcgcgctcgcgtgACCGCCTAGATGACCGCTATAGGCGTGATCGAGACCGgagcctcgagcgcgactaCCGGGATCACCATCGGGATAGAGATATCCGCGACCACCGCCGTGaacgagaccgagaccgagaccgagacTGGGATCGAGACCGGGAACGAGACCGCGGATACCGCAGCGATAGATATCGCGCGAGCAGGTCCCCAGAGAGGCGCACCTATGACGATGAGCGGCCGAGTAACCACAGCCGCAGCCACCGTTCGTATGTACGCGACCGTGAACATGAACGAGAacgtgagcgcgagcacgagcgtgACCGCCGCGACAGAGACAGGTACGCGCGCGACAGCCGCTCGCCCGTTAAGTCACCCTCTCGCACGGAGCGGCTTCGATCACCAGTGAAGCGCAGATCGCCGTCACCTGTGAACCGCGctacctcgtcgcggcctCACAACGTCTTTAAACCCCCTTCACCTCCGTCCGCACCGCCACCTGCACCACCATCTGCACCGCcacctgcgccgccgaccgAACCTCTTCCGCCACCCCAcgctcccccaccccctccgCCTGACGAcgcaccacctccacctcctgACGGTGacgcacctccacctcctcctgcaTCTactccacctcctccacctcccgTGGAGCTACGACttccatctcgtcctctgTCCCCGCAGAGCATCCCCTCTCTCGGGCCGTCGTCTGCACCTTCGACCAGGCACCTTGCAACTCCTCCCTCTGGCCCGAGAGCCTTAGCGCGACCGGCCTATGGGCCCGGTGTCGTTAAGGCCGCCAACGCGCCTCCAGCGTGGGGCCCAAGTGCAGCGAACACGGTGAATGGCAGCTCACCCGCTTGGGGTTCGAACGCGGTACCCAGAGGACCAGCCGGGTGGAGCGCTAAAGCGGATGCTGCCGAGCCACCAATCTCTTCACTCCCGCCTACAATCCCAACAGGCCCAGCTGCAGCCAAGCTACCCCCTCAGCATGACTGGAAGCCGCCTCCCAGCGCTTTCAGGCGCCCTGGCATCGGCAACTGGCTCATGGTCCTCGACCCAGCCGACCCCAAGAACTATGTCAAGCGCGTCGATGGCGTTATCAACGGCATGGAGGTGCACGCGCGCGACCCGCGCCTCAAGATCCCGCTCGAGGTCAGGGAACGCGGTGCAGGCTACATGAAGGATCGCAAGGATGGCCTTCACCCGCTCAAATACGAGTGGGACGAGCAATCACCCGGTCCGAAGccgccccctcctcctACAGCCGTCCTGCTCATGAGCCTCAGCCCGCTCACGACCGTCGAACAGGTGTCCAAGTTTCTGCGGCCGCATGGCCGGATCAAGGAAATCGACGCCAAGATGGACCCGCGGAGCGGCATGCAGCTAGGAATTGTGTGGGTCAGATTCGATGGCCCAGCGCCTGGCAAGACAGGTACAGCCCATGATGTCGCCAAGAACGTTGTGCGGATATGTGACGGACAGCGCGTTGGCCTGCAGAGCCAGGAGCGAGTTCGCGTCGTGTTGGATGGTCGGGGTTTGCtggccgagaaggccgtcaaggaggagatggctAAGAGGAATGCTCCTAAACCGAAGCTTCCACCGCTGCCATCCGCGCCTACTCCAGCGATCAGCACACCAAGTGAGGGGAAACAAACACCGAAGCCGCCGACGCTCTCGCGGCCTGTccctcgaccacctcctccgcgtGGCCCGAAGTTCGAGACGTTCGGCCGCAACTTCGCATCGCTCAACCGCTCTCTGCCTGTTGACCGCTTCCAGCACCAGCCACGCTCAGGGCTCGGAGCCCAGGCTGTACAGGATTTCTCGCGCGACTTCCGAGGGCCCGTACATGACCGTGACTACAGGCGTTTCCCGCGAGGGGAACATTTATCCCCTGCCACTTCCGGTTCGCGGTcccgctcacgctcgccgTCAACGTCCGACAGTGATtcggacgacgacttccggcgtcggcgcgcggaTTCTCCGCGGCGTCGGGCTCGTGGACCAGCACGCGCAGCTGTCGATaagaaggaggcggacgaagccgcggtcgagcgcgtgcgccaggccctcgccgccaacgccaaggccTACATCTTCATCGAGGTCAAGAGCCTGCCCACGACACAATCCGAGGCGAATGTCCGCGATCACTTCCGTGCGTTCAAGCCAGACCATGTGCTATGCAACCACACAGGGTGGTACGTGCTCTTCGGGGACGACCAATCGGCGTatcgcgcgcagcgcgtgCTGGACAAGACGGCTGTGCAGGGCCACCGCATCAACATCGATGTGCGTACGCACAAAGGCGAGGCTGCGGGTCCCGCCGAGCCGGAGAAGGCAGCTGGAGGTTGGCGCTTCCTCACGATCTCGAAGAACCGCAAGGCTGCGCCGCGACCATCCAGCCCGAAGaaggcgcggcggcgactcTCTGTGTCGTATACTTcaagcgacgacgacgagccacGACTGCGCAAGGTAGCCAAGAAAGTGGAGaccaaggagctcgagcccgTACTGGAGCCCGAGTCAGAGCCTCTTGTCGAAGAGATCAAAGTCGAAGCTGTGGATGACGGCGAGACCAAAATCGAGATCGAagttgagctcgagcccgactcgaacaagaagaagcgcgccgGCAAGGCGGTCAAAGTGTCCAAAACAAAGAAGGCGCGCATCGAGTCGCCACCCGttgccgaggtcaaggtggCGGCCAAGCCACAAAAGCCGAAGCCGCGTAAGAAGACAGTCTTCGACAAACTCGTGGctgccgacctcctcgcggacgacgaggatgcgtACTGGCTCGCGCAGGCACTTGCacacgagggcgaggacatCGAGCTGTCCGATGCCGAGTCCgatctcgacgaggagcaccCACTGCACCACACGTCGGGGGCGTGGCGAGCCGAGGGGTATCGCAAGGTCGCTGCCACCAAGAAGAGTGTTTACCTACCACAACGGAATCGTGCGACGGCGGCTGCAAGCGCCGCGGCCATGCCGGGTGGGACAGCGGTGTTGGCAACGGGTCGTACGGCGCGTGTCGAGGGTCGCCGCCTCAACATTGACCTGGAGAGCACTCGTAAGGCCGCGTCTGCATccaacgccgaggccaacgaCGTGTTCGCGTTCAACCAGCTGCGTATCCGGAAGAAGCAGTTACGCTtcgcgcgctcggccatcgAGGGCTACGGCCTGTACGCGATGGAGACGATCCAGCCGAACGAGATGGTGTGCGAGTatgtcggcgagctgtGCCGCGTTGCCGTCAGCGAGGTGCGGGAACAGAGGTACATGAAGCAGGGCATCGGAAGCTCGTACCTGTTCCgcatcgacggcgacatTGTTTGCGACGCAACGTTCAAGGGCAGTGTATCTCGTCTTGTCAACCATAGCTGTGACCCCAACTGCCTCGCCAAGATCATCAGTATCAACGGCGTCAACAAGATCGTGCTGTACGCCAAACGCACCATCCATCCgggagaggag TGTCTCTACTCTTACAACTTTGCGCTCGAGACCGACCCCGCACTCCGCGTGCCCTGCCTGTGCGGCTCCGAGAAGTGCACTGGGTTCCTGAACTAG